The Terracoccus luteus genome includes a region encoding these proteins:
- a CDS encoding aldo/keto reductase: MTTSTSPAPATPPAEHTLNDGTSLPAVGFGTYPLKGEDGIRAMTTALESGYRLLDTAVNYENEAEVGEAVRRSGVPRDELVVQTKVPGRDHAYDRALASVEGSLERLGLDHVDVAIIHWPNPSRGLYVEAYRALVACRERGLVRSVGVSNFTEAHLRDVVDATGVVPVVNQVEMHPLFPQEALRRVHERLGVLTEAWSPLGKRSAPFGADPVAAAAEAHGVTPAQVILRWHLQLGSLPLPKSGDAERQRANLDVLDGFGEGLTAEEMDAITALGRPDGRLFGGDPETHEEM; this comes from the coding sequence ATGACCACGTCGACCTCACCGGCCCCCGCCACCCCTCCCGCCGAGCACACCCTCAACGACGGGACCTCCCTGCCCGCAGTGGGATTCGGCACCTACCCCCTCAAGGGCGAGGACGGCATCCGGGCCATGACGACCGCCCTCGAGTCCGGCTACCGACTGCTCGACACGGCGGTCAACTACGAGAACGAGGCCGAGGTCGGCGAGGCCGTCCGGCGCTCGGGCGTGCCGCGTGACGAGCTCGTCGTGCAGACCAAGGTGCCGGGCCGCGACCACGCGTACGACCGGGCGCTCGCCTCGGTCGAGGGGTCGCTCGAGCGGTTGGGGCTCGACCACGTCGACGTCGCGATCATCCACTGGCCCAACCCGAGCCGGGGGCTCTACGTCGAGGCCTACCGCGCCCTCGTCGCGTGCCGTGAGCGCGGCCTCGTCCGCTCGGTCGGCGTCAGCAACTTCACCGAGGCCCACCTGCGCGACGTCGTCGACGCCACGGGGGTCGTCCCGGTCGTCAACCAGGTCGAGATGCACCCGCTCTTCCCGCAGGAGGCGCTGCGCCGCGTGCACGAGCGCCTTGGCGTGCTCACCGAGGCGTGGAGCCCGCTCGGCAAGCGCAGCGCGCCCTTCGGGGCCGACCCGGTGGCCGCGGCCGCCGAGGCCCACGGCGTGACGCCCGCCCAGGTCATCCTGCGCTGGCACCTGCAGCTGGGGTCGCTGCCGCTGCCGAAGTCGGGCGACGCCGAGCGGCAGCGCGCCAACCTCGACGTTCTCGACGGCTTCGGCGAGGGCCTGACCGCCGAGGAGATGGACGCCATCACCGCGCTCGGTCGACCCGACGGCCGTCTGTTCGGCGGCGACCCGGAGACGCACGAGGAGATGTGA
- a CDS encoding ABC transporter substrate-binding protein, with product MDLDRRHFLAAAGAVSLPAVLAGCGFAPSSSSDSQPSGTDTITFTTWGTDSELAGFRSAISSFESANPGSKVTLNAVPYDQMFTNIDAQLQAGNPPDVFRVPYYTFGSYAGRGQLLDLGPHLADGFSDRFTPQAWAAVQNGGKAYGVPHHTDTSVILYNKALLESAGITSVPTSLDQAWTWDEFAQLLQTMRDKLPGSRYPLAVNWQGNGVTRWLSWLFESDGRFLAEDLKTPAIDSAQGKEALDFTKSFFEKKFVPQNNSVKSTKLAADLWYGQTTAMTFGGAFLIPDSEKTLEFEWGATFAPRNKRSAGDFGGNALVATKAARNPALVAKFFDHMTNADQMRAFCESASLLPTRADLIEKGIDFKVRPELSPVFVGQASSVKAQDSGQVASPSMSKIITVLKDNLEAAFVGGQDTAAALSSMSSGIGAATAS from the coding sequence ATGGATCTCGACCGCCGCCACTTCCTCGCCGCCGCGGGCGCCGTGAGCCTTCCGGCGGTGCTCGCCGGCTGCGGCTTCGCCCCGTCGAGCAGCAGCGACAGCCAGCCCTCGGGCACCGACACCATCACCTTCACCACGTGGGGCACCGACAGCGAGCTGGCCGGGTTCCGCTCCGCCATCAGCTCGTTCGAGTCGGCCAACCCCGGCTCGAAGGTGACCCTCAACGCGGTGCCCTACGACCAGATGTTCACCAACATCGACGCCCAGCTGCAGGCGGGCAACCCGCCGGACGTCTTCCGCGTGCCGTACTACACGTTCGGCAGCTACGCCGGCCGTGGGCAACTGCTCGACCTCGGGCCCCACCTCGCCGACGGCTTCTCCGACCGCTTCACCCCGCAGGCCTGGGCGGCGGTGCAGAACGGCGGCAAGGCCTACGGCGTCCCGCACCACACCGACACCTCGGTCATCCTCTACAACAAGGCCCTCCTCGAGTCCGCCGGCATCACGTCGGTGCCCACGTCGCTGGACCAGGCGTGGACCTGGGACGAGTTCGCTCAGCTGCTGCAGACGATGCGCGACAAGCTCCCCGGCAGCCGCTACCCGCTCGCCGTCAACTGGCAGGGCAACGGCGTCACCCGCTGGCTCTCGTGGCTGTTCGAGTCCGACGGACGCTTCCTCGCCGAGGACCTCAAGACCCCGGCCATCGACTCGGCCCAGGGCAAGGAGGCGCTCGACTTCACCAAGAGCTTCTTCGAGAAGAAGTTCGTGCCCCAGAACAACTCGGTGAAGTCGACCAAGCTGGCCGCCGACCTCTGGTACGGCCAGACGACGGCGATGACGTTCGGCGGCGCCTTCCTCATCCCCGACTCGGAGAAGACCCTCGAGTTCGAGTGGGGGGCCACCTTCGCCCCGCGCAACAAGCGGTCGGCCGGCGACTTCGGCGGCAACGCGCTCGTGGCCACCAAGGCGGCCCGCAACCCCGCGCTCGTGGCGAAGTTCTTCGACCACATGACGAACGCCGACCAGATGCGTGCCTTCTGCGAGAGCGCCTCGCTGCTCCCGACCCGGGCCGACCTCATCGAGAAGGGCATCGACTTCAAGGTCCGGCCCGAGCTGTCGCCGGTCTTCGTCGGTCAGGCGAGCAGCGTCAAGGCACAGGACAGCGGCCAGGTCGCCTCGCCGTCGATGTCGAAGATCATCACGGTGCTCAAGGACAACCTCGAGGCGGCCTTCGTCGGTGGGCAGGACACCGCCGCCGCCCTGTCGTCGATGTCCTCGGGCATCGGGGCGGCGACCGCCTCGTGA
- a CDS encoding carbohydrate ABC transporter permease, giving the protein MTASPRRDPVPARRRGARTGSRREALAGYSFVAPNMVLLLVFVLVPLVWAVLISFQRTDGFGTGRYIGLENYSRLVTDPVFWRSTANTVLFTVIVTPLSMAIGLGIAVLLNSVLPARGLFRSILILPMAISGVATALIGVLIFDQDTGVLDKLLQSVGLPAVAWQSNGTAAFASVVLVTLWWRVGFNMLIYLAGLQAINPELYEAARLDGANRWQQFRYITVPLVGPSSFFLLILNVVYSFQVFDIVFVMTDGGPENATSVLVTYAYNNGFVTGDQGYAAAIGVVLLLLTLLFTVLRWRTSRTRDLVE; this is encoded by the coding sequence GTGACCGCGAGCCCGCGCCGCGACCCCGTCCCGGCCCGCCGCCGTGGCGCCCGGACCGGGTCGCGGCGCGAGGCCCTCGCCGGCTACAGCTTCGTCGCACCGAACATGGTGCTGCTGCTCGTCTTCGTCCTCGTCCCGCTCGTGTGGGCCGTGCTCATCAGCTTCCAGCGCACCGACGGCTTCGGCACCGGTCGCTACATCGGTCTCGAGAACTACTCACGCCTCGTCACCGACCCGGTGTTCTGGCGCAGCACCGCCAACACGGTGCTCTTCACCGTCATCGTCACCCCGCTGTCGATGGCGATCGGCCTCGGCATCGCGGTGCTGCTCAACTCGGTGCTCCCGGCCCGCGGGCTGTTCCGCTCGATCCTCATCCTGCCGATGGCCATCTCCGGCGTGGCCACCGCGCTCATCGGCGTACTGATCTTCGACCAGGACACCGGCGTGCTCGACAAGCTGCTGCAGTCGGTGGGGCTGCCGGCGGTGGCGTGGCAGTCGAACGGCACCGCCGCCTTCGCGTCGGTCGTCCTCGTCACCCTGTGGTGGCGGGTCGGCTTCAACATGCTCATCTACCTCGCCGGCCTGCAGGCGATCAACCCCGAGCTGTACGAGGCGGCCCGGCTCGACGGAGCCAACCGCTGGCAGCAGTTCCGCTACATCACGGTGCCGCTCGTCGGGCCGTCGTCCTTCTTCCTGCTCATCCTCAACGTCGTCTATTCCTTCCAGGTGTTCGACATCGTCTTCGTCATGACCGACGGCGGCCCCGAGAACGCGACGTCGGTGCTCGTCACCTACGCCTACAACAACGGCTTCGTCACCGGTGACCAGGGCTACGCCGCCGCCATCGGCGTCGTCCTGCTGCTGCTGACGCTGCTCTTCACCGTCCTGCGCTGGCGCACCAGCCGTACCCGTGACCTCGTCGAATGA
- a CDS encoding carbohydrate ABC transporter permease produces the protein MTVGSDAGAAPAPVTEPPGIHRVRDGASEDAGGSAPRARAERARRARGGRGAGYWLRLLAAVVISLVILFPLYWMVVVALSTRSELLGGDLRLWPRSFTLENFRGVFSSFPIATWFGNSVAIALTVALITVTISMLAGYAFAQLRFRGSNVLFLLALSTLMLPVQVIMVPLFRLVSDARLYGTYWAVILPTAASAFGVFLARQFILSIPKDIIDAARIDGAGHARIFRSIVLPLSKPLLAVLFFMNLLQTWNDFAWPLIALKENALYTLPIGLLYLQGQFGSDYGGTMAFALINVGPMVLLFLVFQRYFVQGFARSGIR, from the coding sequence ATGACCGTCGGCAGCGACGCGGGCGCCGCGCCCGCCCCCGTGACCGAGCCACCCGGCATCCACCGGGTTCGGGATGGCGCGAGCGAGGATGCCGGTGGGTCGGCTCCCCGCGCGCGGGCCGAGCGTGCCCGGCGCGCCCGAGGTGGTCGGGGGGCCGGCTACTGGCTGCGCCTGCTCGCGGCGGTGGTGATCAGCCTCGTCATCCTCTTCCCGCTCTACTGGATGGTCGTCGTCGCCCTGTCGACGCGGTCCGAGCTGCTCGGCGGAGACCTGCGGCTGTGGCCACGGTCGTTCACGCTCGAGAACTTCCGCGGCGTGTTCTCCTCGTTCCCGATCGCCACGTGGTTCGGCAACTCCGTCGCCATCGCGCTGACCGTCGCGCTCATCACCGTGACGATCAGCATGCTCGCGGGCTACGCCTTCGCGCAGCTGCGCTTCCGCGGCTCGAACGTGCTGTTCCTGCTCGCGCTGTCGACGCTGATGCTGCCGGTGCAGGTCATCATGGTGCCGCTGTTCCGGCTCGTGTCCGACGCCCGCCTCTACGGCACGTACTGGGCCGTCATCCTGCCCACCGCGGCGTCGGCGTTCGGGGTCTTCCTCGCCCGGCAGTTCATCCTGTCGATCCCGAAGGACATCATCGACGCCGCGCGCATCGACGGCGCCGGGCACGCCCGGATCTTCCGCAGCATCGTCCTGCCGCTGTCCAAGCCGCTGCTCGCCGTGCTGTTCTTCATGAACCTGCTGCAGACGTGGAACGACTTCGCCTGGCCCCTCATCGCGCTCAAGGAGAACGCGTTGTACACGCTGCCCATCGGGCTGCTGTACCTGCAGGGCCAGTTCGGCTCCGACTACGGCGGGACGATGGCCTTCGCCCTCATCAACGTCGGCCCGATGGTGCTGCTCTTCCTCGTCTTCCAGCGCTACTTCGTGCAGGGGTTCGCGCGCAGCGGCATCCGCTGA
- a CDS encoding D-2-hydroxyacid dehydrogenase family protein translates to MTTTRPTLTVLDDYQGVALTSADWGPVRESHDVVVLRDHLPDEDAVVAALEGSEVVVVMRERTPFPASTLARLPRLRLLVTTGMRNAAIDVGAATARGVTVSGTTGSSTAVPELTIGMMIALMRGFAPEDAAVRAGGWQHTIGPGLSGRTLGIIGLGRLGVPVARLAQAFGMRVIAWSPNLTPERARPHQVEAVTKTELFAQSDVVTLHLPLSERSRGLVGADDLARLRPTAYLVNTSRGPIVDEAALLEALQAGRIAGAALDVYEREPLPADDPWRSAPRTLLLPHIGYVTTDVYREWYGQVVEDVVAWRGGEPLRVVTP, encoded by the coding sequence GTGACGACCACGCGACCGACGCTGACCGTGCTCGACGACTACCAGGGCGTCGCCCTGACCAGCGCCGACTGGGGTCCGGTGCGCGAGTCGCACGACGTCGTCGTGCTGCGCGACCACCTGCCCGACGAGGATGCCGTCGTGGCCGCCCTCGAGGGCAGCGAGGTCGTCGTCGTGATGCGCGAACGGACGCCGTTCCCGGCCTCCACCCTGGCCCGGCTCCCCCGGCTGCGGCTGCTCGTGACGACGGGGATGCGCAACGCCGCCATCGACGTCGGCGCGGCCACGGCACGGGGCGTCACCGTGAGCGGCACGACCGGCAGCAGCACCGCCGTGCCCGAGCTGACGATCGGCATGATGATCGCCCTCATGCGCGGGTTCGCCCCGGAGGACGCCGCGGTGCGGGCCGGCGGCTGGCAGCACACCATCGGCCCCGGCCTCTCCGGCCGCACGCTGGGCATCATCGGGCTGGGCCGCCTCGGCGTCCCCGTCGCCCGACTGGCCCAGGCCTTCGGAATGCGGGTCATCGCCTGGTCGCCGAACCTCACGCCCGAGCGCGCCCGTCCGCACCAGGTCGAGGCCGTGACCAAGACGGAGCTGTTCGCGCAGTCGGACGTCGTCACCCTGCACCTGCCGTTGTCCGAGCGCAGCCGGGGCCTCGTCGGGGCCGACGACCTCGCCCGCCTGCGCCCCACCGCCTACCTCGTCAACACCTCCCGGGGCCCGATCGTCGACGAGGCGGCCCTGCTCGAGGCGCTGCAGGCAGGACGCATCGCCGGCGCCGCGCTCGACGTCTACGAGCGCGAGCCGCTTCCCGCCGACGACCCCTGGCGCTCCGCACCCCGCACCCTGCTGCTGCCGCACATCGGCTACGTCACGACCGACGTCTACCGCGAGTGGTACGGCCAGGTCGTCGAGGACGTCGTCGCGTGGCGCGGCGGCGAGCCGCTGCGCGTCGTCACCCCGTGA
- a CDS encoding TetR/AcrR family transcriptional regulator, which yields MPTAPASAPVSRRGRPGHDRAAVLQRAVELFNRQGYDATSVGDVAAALGLTKSAIYHHFPSKEALLSAALDEALDGLEAAIDRAVAGSDVLTQDEGPHTAAPTAYARLHRAVEESVHVLVRHLPAVTLLLRVRGNSAVETAALDRRRALDDRLGELVRAAVKEGALRHDLPPDVITRLVFGTVNSLTEWYRPGGPVGADEVARFVTTLVFDGLADGDRA from the coding sequence ATGCCCACCGCTCCGGCCTCCGCCCCGGTCTCGCGTCGTGGCCGACCAGGCCACGACCGAGCCGCGGTGCTGCAGCGGGCGGTCGAGCTGTTCAACCGGCAGGGCTACGACGCCACGAGCGTCGGGGACGTCGCCGCCGCCCTGGGTCTGACGAAGTCGGCGATCTACCACCACTTCCCCAGCAAGGAAGCGCTGCTCTCGGCCGCGCTCGACGAGGCCCTCGACGGGCTCGAGGCCGCCATCGACCGGGCGGTCGCAGGCAGTGACGTGCTCACGCAGGACGAGGGACCGCACACCGCGGCGCCGACCGCCTACGCCCGCCTGCACCGGGCCGTCGAGGAGTCCGTGCACGTGCTCGTCCGTCATCTCCCGGCGGTCACGCTGCTGCTGCGGGTCCGTGGGAACAGTGCGGTCGAGACCGCCGCGCTCGACCGCCGTCGGGCGCTCGACGACCGGCTCGGCGAGCTGGTCCGTGCCGCGGTGAAGGAAGGCGCACTGCGCCACGACCTGCCTCCCGACGTCATCACCCGCCTCGTCTTCGGCACCGTCAACTCGTTGACCGAGTGGTACCGACCCGGAGGTCCCGTCGGCGCCGACGAGGTGGCCCGCTTCGTCACCACCCTCGTCTTCGACGGCCTCGCGGACGGCGACCGCGCCTGA
- the paaE gene encoding 1,2-phenylacetyl-CoA epoxidase subunit PaaE, giving the protein MTTTAPPAEGVAPAAEPAPRSGRARFHPLTVSSVERLTDDAAAVTFAVPDGLRDEFAFEAGQSLTLRRVIDGVEQRRSYSICAPAGSAPRIGVREIPDGLFSRWLTREVRPGDEVEVQTPTGSFRADPSRGGRHLCVAAGSGITPMLSVAATVLTNPDAAVTLLYGNRTTTSVMFAEELADLKNRYGARFELVHVLSREPRDVDLFSGRLDADRMRRLISLLVPLDDVDDVWLCGPLGLVEDARTVLGELGFPADRVHFELFYVDEPPPELHRDEPEAAGDASAVTVVLDGRTTTSPVARSVPVLDGAQRTRSDLPFACKGGVCGTCRAKVTDGEVEMRRNYALGPDEVAAGFVLTCQALPVTDAVTVDFDA; this is encoded by the coding sequence ATGACGACCACCGCTCCCCCGGCCGAAGGCGTCGCGCCCGCCGCCGAGCCCGCGCCGCGGTCGGGCCGGGCCCGCTTCCACCCCCTGACCGTGTCGTCGGTCGAGCGACTGACCGACGACGCCGCCGCCGTCACCTTCGCGGTGCCCGACGGGCTGCGCGACGAGTTCGCCTTCGAGGCCGGGCAGTCGCTGACCCTGCGACGGGTCATCGACGGGGTCGAGCAGCGCCGCAGCTACTCGATCTGCGCGCCGGCGGGGTCCGCGCCCCGCATCGGGGTCCGCGAGATCCCCGACGGGCTGTTCTCGCGCTGGCTCACCCGCGAGGTGCGGCCCGGCGACGAGGTGGAGGTGCAGACGCCGACCGGCAGCTTCCGCGCCGACCCGTCGCGCGGTGGACGTCACCTCTGCGTCGCCGCCGGCTCGGGCATCACACCGATGCTGTCGGTCGCCGCGACGGTGCTGACGAACCCCGACGCGGCGGTGACGCTGCTCTACGGCAACCGCACGACGACGTCGGTGATGTTCGCCGAGGAGCTGGCCGACCTCAAGAACCGCTACGGCGCACGCTTCGAGCTCGTGCACGTGCTGTCGCGCGAGCCGCGCGACGTCGACCTCTTCTCGGGCCGTCTCGACGCCGACCGGATGCGACGGCTCATCAGCCTGCTCGTGCCGCTCGACGACGTCGACGACGTCTGGCTGTGCGGCCCGCTCGGCCTCGTCGAGGACGCCCGCACCGTGCTGGGTGAGCTCGGGTTCCCTGCCGACAGAGTGCACTTCGAGCTGTTCTACGTCGACGAGCCCCCGCCCGAGCTGCACCGCGACGAGCCCGAGGCCGCGGGCGACGCGAGCGCCGTGACCGTCGTGCTCGACGGTCGCACGACGACCAGTCCGGTCGCGCGTTCGGTGCCGGTGCTCGACGGCGCCCAGCGCACCCGCAGCGACCTGCCCTTCGCCTGCAAGGGCGGCGTGTGCGGCACCTGCCGCGCCAAGGTCACCGACGGTGAGGTCGAGATGCGCCGCAACTACGCCCTCGGCCCCGACGAAGTCGCGGCGGGCTTCGTCCTCACCTGCCAGGCCCTGCCCGTCACCGACGCCGTCACCGTCGACTTCGACGCCTGA
- the paaD gene encoding 1,2-phenylacetyl-CoA epoxidase subunit PaaD, with protein MTAVTAATASVTEGTGPDPTASVASSACTGSTASSVGDGLELSRLRALAASVTDPEMPMLTLADLGVLRDVRVRADGTVVVTITPTYSGCPAMATMRDDLVHRLTDAGVERVEVVVSLHPAWSSDWISEAGRAALRRHGISAPGPARRPDGPIPLTLGPVHRDLVCPRCGSAAVSLTSEFGPTSCKALYRCTACLEPFEHVKEI; from the coding sequence GTGACCGCCGTGACGGCCGCGACCGCATCGGTCACCGAGGGCACGGGACCCGACCCCACGGCATCCGTCGCATCGTCGGCATGCACGGGATCGACGGCATCTTCGGTCGGCGACGGTCTCGAGCTGTCGCGACTGCGCGCCCTCGCCGCGTCGGTGACCGACCCCGAGATGCCGATGCTCACGCTCGCCGACCTCGGGGTGCTGCGCGACGTCCGGGTGCGCGCCGACGGCACCGTCGTCGTCACGATCACGCCGACGTACTCGGGCTGCCCGGCCATGGCGACCATGCGCGACGACCTCGTGCACCGGCTCACCGACGCCGGTGTCGAGCGGGTCGAGGTCGTCGTCAGCCTGCACCCGGCCTGGTCGAGCGACTGGATCAGCGAGGCGGGGCGGGCGGCGTTGCGTCGCCACGGGATCTCGGCGCCGGGTCCCGCCCGTCGCCCGGACGGGCCGATCCCGCTGACCCTCGGGCCGGTCCACCGCGACCTCGTCTGCCCGCGCTGCGGCTCGGCCGCCGTCAGCCTGACGTCGGAGTTCGGCCCCACCTCGTGCAAGGCCCTCTACCGCTGCACCGCGTGCCTCGAGCCGTTCGAGCACGTCAAGGAGATCTGA
- the paaC gene encoding 1,2-phenylacetyl-CoA epoxidase subunit PaaC — protein MSENTTPATGPASSDAVDHESVYDGLLGGDDSQWAFGTDFEDPLAGVDTTLPEGADAATLAAYCLMLGDDALVYSHRLSQWTSRAPDLEDDIALANIALDLLGQARLLLARAAAADPSVVPSLPAGSPVPPEDALAFFRDDAAFRNVRLVESENGDFAVSTTRLLVVATWRLALLERLTQSTDAVLRAIAVKGVKEVTYHRDYAGRWFVTLAQGTAESRRRLEAALPLVWPLVDELFRTHPLEAAAAAQGVGVDPATVDDEVRAVLAHVLATAGLDAPDATAAPSIGPVAGGTGRDGRHGEVLSRLLAEMQVVARAHPMGRW, from the coding sequence ATGAGCGAGAACACCACTCCCGCAACGGGACCCGCGTCATCCGACGCCGTCGACCACGAGTCCGTCTACGACGGCCTGCTCGGCGGCGACGACTCCCAGTGGGCCTTCGGCACCGACTTCGAGGACCCCCTCGCGGGCGTCGACACCACTCTCCCGGAGGGTGCCGACGCCGCGACCCTCGCGGCCTACTGCCTCATGCTCGGCGACGACGCCCTCGTCTACTCGCACCGCCTGTCGCAGTGGACCAGCCGGGCGCCCGACCTCGAGGACGACATCGCCCTCGCCAACATCGCCCTCGACCTGCTCGGCCAGGCGCGCCTGCTGCTCGCCCGCGCCGCCGCGGCCGACCCGTCGGTGGTGCCGTCCCTGCCAGCAGGCTCGCCGGTCCCCCCCGAGGACGCCCTCGCCTTCTTCCGCGACGACGCCGCCTTCCGCAACGTGCGCCTCGTCGAGAGCGAGAACGGCGACTTCGCCGTGAGCACCACCCGCCTCCTCGTCGTCGCCACGTGGCGCCTGGCCCTGCTCGAGCGCCTCACGCAGAGCACGGATGCCGTCCTGCGGGCGATCGCGGTCAAGGGCGTCAAGGAGGTCACCTACCACCGCGACTATGCCGGCCGGTGGTTCGTCACCCTCGCCCAGGGCACTGCCGAGTCGCGCCGGCGCCTCGAGGCCGCGCTGCCACTGGTCTGGCCGCTCGTCGACGAGCTGTTCCGCACGCACCCGCTCGAGGCGGCGGCCGCCGCCCAGGGTGTCGGCGTCGACCCCGCCACCGTCGACGACGAGGTCAGGGCCGTGCTCGCCCACGTCCTCGCGACCGCGGGTCTCGACGCCCCCGACGCCACGGCTGCGCCGTCGATCGGCCCGGTCGCCGGCGGTACCGGTCGCGACGGGCGGCACGGCGAGGTGCTCTCGCGGCTGCTGGCCGAGATGCAGGTCGTGGCCCGGGCCCACCCGATGGGGCGCTGGTGA
- the paaB gene encoding 1,2-phenylacetyl-CoA epoxidase subunit PaaB: MAGVETGLGERPRAEWPLYEIFVRGKRGLNHVHVGSLHAADDEMAVRHARDVYTRRNEGVSIWAVRSDAVVASSPDEKDPLFAPAGDKVYRHPTFYAIPDDVPHM, encoded by the coding sequence CTGGCCGGTGTCGAGACCGGGCTCGGCGAGCGCCCCCGCGCGGAGTGGCCCCTGTACGAGATCTTCGTCCGCGGCAAGCGCGGCCTCAACCACGTCCACGTCGGCTCCCTCCACGCCGCCGACGACGAGATGGCCGTGCGCCACGCCCGTGACGTCTACACGCGTCGCAACGAGGGCGTGAGCATCTGGGCGGTCCGCTCCGACGCCGTCGTCGCCTCCAGCCCCGACGAGAAGGACCCGCTCTTCGCGCCGGCCGGCGACAAGGTCTACCGGCACCCCACCTTCTACGCCATCCCCGACGACGTCCCCCACATGTGA
- the paaA gene encoding 1,2-phenylacetyl-CoA epoxidase subunit PaaA, translating to MTAPTTPAGPPASVTTAPAPDVDADLADGLAADFEATVARGDRIEPRDWMPEKYRATLVRQVAQHAHSEIIGMQPEGNWITRAPSLRRKAILLAKVQDEAGHGLYLYSACETLGVSRQELTEKLVSGKQKYSSIFNYPTLSYADVGTIGWLVDGAAICNQVPLCRTSYGPYGRAMIRVCKEESFHQRQGYELLSTMMRGTDEQRAMVQESVDRFWWPALMMFGPPDADSPNTAQSMAWGIKRDTNDELRQKFVDMTVPQAAALGVTLPDPELRWDEERGHHDFGSPDWDEFMTVVKGGGPCNAQRIAHRRAAHEDGEWVRDAALAFAARSREQVRA from the coding sequence ATGACCGCACCGACGACGCCCGCCGGCCCACCGGCATCCGTCACCACCGCACCGGCGCCCGACGTCGACGCCGACCTCGCCGACGGGCTGGCCGCCGACTTCGAGGCCACCGTGGCACGGGGCGACCGCATCGAGCCGCGCGACTGGATGCCGGAGAAGTACCGCGCGACGCTCGTGCGGCAGGTGGCGCAGCACGCGCACAGCGAGATCATCGGCATGCAGCCCGAGGGCAACTGGATCACCCGGGCACCGTCTCTGCGACGCAAGGCGATCCTGCTCGCCAAGGTGCAGGACGAGGCGGGTCACGGTCTGTACCTGTACTCGGCGTGCGAGACACTCGGGGTCTCCCGGCAGGAGCTCACCGAGAAGCTCGTCAGCGGCAAGCAGAAGTACTCCTCGATCTTCAACTACCCGACGCTGTCGTACGCCGACGTGGGCACCATCGGGTGGCTCGTCGACGGCGCCGCCATCTGCAACCAGGTGCCGCTGTGCCGCACGTCGTACGGGCCCTACGGCCGGGCGATGATCCGCGTCTGCAAGGAGGAGTCGTTCCACCAGCGCCAGGGCTACGAGCTGCTCAGCACGATGATGCGCGGCACGGATGAGCAGCGCGCGATGGTGCAGGAGTCGGTCGACCGCTTCTGGTGGCCCGCCCTCATGATGTTCGGACCGCCCGATGCCGACTCGCCGAACACGGCGCAGTCGATGGCGTGGGGCATCAAACGCGACACGAACGACGAGCTGCGCCAGAAGTTCGTCGACATGACGGTGCCGCAGGCGGCCGCCCTCGGCGTGACCCTGCCGGACCCCGAGCTGCGCTGGGACGAGGAGCGCGGCCACCACGACTTCGGTTCCCCCGACTGGGACGAGTTCATGACGGTGGTCAAGGGCGGCGGGCCGTGCAACGCCCAGCGCATCGCCCACCGCCGCGCCGCCCACGAGGACGGCGAGTGGGTGCGCGACGCCGCGCTCGCCTTCGCCGCCCGCTCGCGGGAGCAGGTCAGGGCGTGA